A window of the Thermoleophilia bacterium SCSIO 60948 genome harbors these coding sequences:
- a CDS encoding gamma-glutamyltransferase, producing the protein MGREGRGGVVAAGHRLTAEAGARAFAEGGNAVDAALAAVMASFACESPLTALGAGGHMLVHGFGDDVALDFFVEVPGRDAGERAELVEAEIWFNERVPQTFHVGAASCAVPGVPAGLAHAASRWASLPFGVLAEPAVELASRGVEMTAEQAYFHEILDPILSLEAEGAASYSPAGRPLLAGERLAMPDLADGLRLLAAEGAEPFYRGETARRIVDFVAERGGIIGAADLAAYRPVEREPVRVAFAGRELVTNPPPSSGGVLIALALAALERADRRDVESIVRAMAAIQALRDADFAARLAVPGFADELLADDHIARITASAEAAGPLPGSAPGGRLGSTTHVTAVDVAGRCASVTCSNGSSSGIVVPGTGVHLNNMLGEQDLNPLGFHRFEPGVRMPSMMSPSVVLGPGGLELGLGSGGSNRIRSAILQVVLRATRESMPLEAAIAAPRVHFENGEVQAEPGADPAALAALEASGATVERWDAPNVFFGGVHAVARDGEGRLEGAGDPRRGGAVAAAGS; encoded by the coding sequence GTGGGACGGGAGGGTCGAGGTGGGGTCGTCGCCGCTGGGCATCGGCTGACCGCCGAGGCGGGGGCGCGGGCGTTCGCGGAGGGCGGCAACGCCGTCGATGCCGCGCTCGCGGCGGTGATGGCCTCTTTCGCGTGCGAGAGCCCGCTGACCGCGCTCGGCGCCGGCGGACACATGCTCGTCCACGGCTTCGGCGACGACGTCGCGCTCGACTTCTTCGTCGAGGTGCCCGGTCGCGACGCCGGCGAGCGCGCCGAGCTCGTCGAGGCCGAGATCTGGTTCAACGAGCGCGTCCCGCAGACCTTCCACGTCGGGGCCGCATCGTGCGCGGTGCCGGGGGTCCCCGCCGGCCTCGCACACGCCGCCTCGCGGTGGGCGTCGCTCCCGTTCGGCGTCCTCGCCGAGCCGGCCGTGGAGCTCGCCTCCCGCGGTGTCGAGATGACCGCCGAGCAGGCGTACTTCCACGAGATCCTCGACCCGATCCTCTCGCTCGAGGCCGAGGGCGCCGCCTCCTACTCGCCCGCCGGCCGGCCGCTGCTCGCGGGTGAGCGACTGGCGATGCCCGACCTGGCCGACGGCCTGCGACTGCTCGCAGCGGAGGGCGCCGAGCCGTTCTACCGCGGCGAGACCGCGCGCCGGATCGTCGACTTCGTCGCCGAGCGCGGCGGGATCATCGGGGCCGCGGACCTCGCCGCCTACCGCCCCGTCGAGCGCGAGCCGGTGCGGGTCGCATTCGCGGGGCGCGAGCTCGTGACCAACCCGCCGCCGTCCTCGGGCGGCGTCCTGATCGCGCTCGCGCTCGCCGCGCTCGAGCGCGCGGACCGGCGCGACGTCGAGTCGATCGTTCGGGCGATGGCCGCGATCCAGGCGCTCCGCGACGCCGACTTCGCCGCGCGGCTGGCCGTGCCGGGCTTCGCGGACGAGTTGCTGGCCGATGACCACATCGCCCGGATCACCGCGTCCGCGGAGGCGGCGGGGCCGCTGCCGGGGTCGGCCCCCGGCGGCCGGCTCGGCTCGACGACGCACGTCACCGCCGTCGACGTCGCAGGGCGTTGCGCGAGCGTGACGTGCTCGAACGGGAGCAGCTCGGGCATCGTCGTCCCCGGCACCGGCGTCCACCTCAACAACATGCTGGGCGAGCAGGACCTCAACCCGCTCGGCTTCCACCGTTTCGAACCCGGGGTTCGGATGCCCTCGATGATGTCGCCGAGCGTCGTCCTCGGCCCCGGCGGGCTCGAGCTCGGCCTCGGGAGCGGCGGATCGAACAGGATCCGCTCGGCGATCCTCCAGGTCGTCCTGCGCGCCACCCGCGAGTCGATGCCGCTCGAGGCGGCGATCGCCGCGCCGCGGGTCCACTTCGAGAACGGGGAGGTCCAGGCCGAGCCCGGCGCCGACCCCGCGGCGCTGGCCGCGCTCGAGGCGAGTGGGGCGACCGTCGAGCGCTGGGACGCGCCGAACGTCTTCTTCGGCGGCGTCCACGCGGTCGCGCGCGACGGTGAGGGGCGTCTCGAGGGTGCGGGCGACCCGCGCCGCGGCGGTGCCGTTGCGGCGGCCGGCTCCTAG
- a CDS encoding peptidase S16 — MEVDPGGAPSELPIFELPLAIVPGELVPLHIFEERYKRMFEFCLEREAPLGVLLRSEDSQGRRVGCSARVTRVLERFDDGRLDVIVTGETPFVVLERTSHPDYPAARVMALADDEDGAVDTSEEAETVQERFAALVERISGEPPDPDDFDDSSAYGLAARIELPAATKQRLLELRSEAERLRVLADALGGLLEAVERSDDVAERAKMNGKVVVG; from the coding sequence ATGGAGGTCGATCCCGGAGGAGCTCCTTCCGAGCTGCCCATCTTCGAGCTGCCGCTCGCGATCGTGCCCGGTGAGCTCGTGCCGCTCCACATCTTCGAGGAGCGCTACAAGCGCATGTTCGAGTTCTGCCTCGAGCGCGAGGCGCCGCTCGGGGTCCTGCTGCGAAGTGAGGATTCCCAGGGACGTCGCGTCGGCTGCAGCGCCCGGGTCACGCGGGTGCTCGAGCGCTTCGACGATGGCCGCCTCGACGTGATCGTCACCGGCGAGACCCCGTTCGTCGTCCTCGAGCGGACCAGCCACCCGGACTATCCGGCGGCTCGCGTGATGGCACTGGCCGACGACGAGGACGGCGCGGTCGACACGAGCGAGGAGGCCGAGACCGTGCAGGAGCGCTTCGCCGCGCTCGTCGAGCGGATCTCCGGCGAGCCGCCCGATCCCGACGACTTCGACGATTCGAGCGCCTACGGCCTCGCTGCCCGGATCGAGCTGCCCGCGGCGACGAAGCAGCGGCTGCTCGAGCTGCGATCGGAGGCCGAGCGCCTGCGGGTCCTGGCCGACGCGCTGGGCGGGCTGCTCGAGGCCGTCGAGCGCTCCGACGACGTCGCCGAGCGAGCGAAGATGAACGGCAAGGTCGTCGTCGGCTAG
- a CDS encoding adenylate/guanylate cyclase domain-containing protein: protein MAVDFEAEGLLEGLDGEAREARERLLRELSEDGAELDELREAVEEDRLILLPAERALRGPGRRLNRREVQEETGGSMEFLTRLWTAIGMPDQGPDEPVYTDADVDAVKRALESVEAGVPEEGILEITRVVSGSMSALAASMRRIGFEAFAGDGGSEDELGSRFAWAMGDLVPVFTPVLEYALTLHLHQQVSSDYVDGDSLRSGAGGGEGGEVAVCFADMVGFTKLGEQLEASEVGALSQRLAELAQQATGKRVRVIKMIGDAAMLTAPAPQELVESALELVDLAEREGEGFPQLRAGVACGEALARGGDLYGRPVNLASRITGVARPGSVLCSEAVGDALEADERFELSFARKRELKGFKQGQKLFRVRRAGADGGDGD from the coding sequence GTGGCGGTGGATTTCGAAGCCGAGGGCCTGCTCGAGGGGCTCGACGGCGAAGCGCGCGAGGCGCGTGAGCGACTGCTGCGGGAGTTGAGCGAGGACGGCGCGGAGCTCGATGAGCTCCGCGAGGCGGTCGAGGAGGACCGGCTGATCCTGCTGCCCGCCGAGCGCGCGCTGCGTGGCCCGGGGCGCCGGCTCAACCGCCGCGAGGTCCAGGAGGAGACCGGCGGCTCGATGGAGTTCCTGACTCGTCTCTGGACGGCGATCGGGATGCCCGACCAGGGACCCGACGAGCCGGTCTACACGGATGCCGACGTCGATGCGGTCAAGCGCGCCCTCGAGTCGGTCGAGGCCGGCGTGCCCGAGGAGGGGATCCTCGAGATCACGCGTGTCGTGAGCGGCTCGATGTCGGCGCTCGCCGCCTCGATGCGCCGGATCGGGTTCGAGGCGTTCGCGGGCGATGGCGGCTCGGAGGATGAGCTCGGCTCGCGCTTCGCATGGGCGATGGGCGATCTCGTCCCGGTCTTCACGCCGGTGCTCGAGTACGCGCTGACGCTGCACCTCCACCAGCAGGTCTCGAGCGACTATGTCGACGGCGACTCGCTTCGCTCGGGAGCCGGCGGGGGAGAGGGTGGCGAGGTCGCGGTCTGCTTCGCCGACATGGTCGGCTTCACCAAGCTGGGCGAGCAGCTCGAGGCGAGCGAGGTCGGAGCGCTGAGCCAGCGTCTCGCCGAGCTCGCACAGCAGGCGACGGGCAAGCGGGTGCGCGTGATCAAGATGATCGGCGACGCCGCGATGCTGACCGCGCCCGCCCCGCAGGAGCTGGTCGAGTCGGCGCTCGAGCTCGTCGACCTGGCCGAGCGCGAGGGCGAGGGCTTTCCGCAGCTGCGCGCGGGCGTCGCATGCGGCGAGGCGCTCGCGCGCGGTGGCGACCTCTACGGCCGCCCGGTCAACCTCGCGAGCAGGATCACCGGGGTCGCCCGGCCGGGAAGCGTCCTGTGCTCCGAGGCGGTGGGCGATGCCCTCGAGGCCGACGAGCGCTTCGAGCTCTCGTTCGCGCGCAAGCGCGAGCTCAAGGGCTTCAAGCAGGGTCAGAAGCTGTTCCGGGTCCGCCGCGCCGGGGCGGACGGTGGCGACGGCGACTAG